The Gemmata palustris genome includes a region encoding these proteins:
- a CDS encoding NADP-dependent isocitrate dehydrogenase, which translates to MAKIKVKNPVVEMDGDEMTRIIWQKIREKLILPYLDIDLKYYDLGMEHRDATDDKVTFDSAEATKKYGVAVKCATITPDEARVKEFNLKRMYPSPNGTIRNILNGTIFREPIICANVPRLVKHWDKPVVVARHGFGDQYKASEILFPGAGTVKLTYTPADGGPAIEKEVFKAPGGGVTLAMYNLDDSIRGFARACFNYGLGRDYPVYLSTKNTILKVYDGRFKNLFQEVFDTEFKAQFDAKKLTYEHRLIDDMVAANMKWNGGYLWACKNYDGDVQSDTVAQGYGSLGLMTSVLTTPDGKTVEAEAAHGTVTRHYREHQKGKPTSTNPIASIYAWTRGLIYRGKMDDTPDVVKFAETVEKVCVDMVESGKMTKDLAILISDKTPYLTTEQYLDAVDAELKKRMG; encoded by the coding sequence ATGGCCAAGATCAAGGTGAAGAACCCCGTCGTCGAGATGGACGGCGACGAGATGACCCGCATCATCTGGCAGAAGATCCGCGAAAAACTCATCCTGCCGTACCTCGACATCGACCTCAAATACTACGACCTCGGGATGGAGCACCGCGACGCGACCGACGACAAGGTGACGTTCGACTCCGCCGAGGCCACGAAGAAGTACGGCGTCGCGGTGAAGTGCGCGACCATCACCCCGGACGAGGCCCGCGTCAAGGAGTTCAACCTGAAGCGGATGTACCCGTCGCCCAACGGCACCATCCGCAACATCCTCAACGGCACCATCTTCCGCGAGCCGATCATCTGCGCGAACGTGCCGCGGCTCGTGAAGCACTGGGACAAGCCCGTCGTGGTCGCGCGCCACGGGTTCGGCGACCAGTACAAGGCGAGCGAGATCCTGTTCCCCGGCGCGGGCACGGTGAAGCTCACCTACACCCCGGCCGACGGCGGACCGGCGATCGAGAAGGAAGTGTTCAAGGCGCCCGGCGGTGGCGTGACGCTCGCGATGTACAACCTCGACGACAGCATCCGCGGGTTCGCGCGGGCGTGCTTCAACTACGGGCTCGGCCGCGACTATCCCGTGTACCTCTCGACCAAGAACACCATCCTGAAGGTGTACGACGGCCGGTTCAAGAACCTGTTCCAGGAGGTGTTCGATACCGAGTTCAAGGCGCAGTTCGACGCCAAGAAGCTCACCTACGAGCACCGGCTGATCGACGACATGGTGGCCGCCAATATGAAGTGGAACGGCGGCTACTTGTGGGCGTGCAAGAACTACGATGGCGACGTGCAGAGCGACACCGTGGCCCAGGGGTACGGCTCGCTCGGCTTGATGACCAGCGTGTTGACGACGCCGGACGGCAAGACGGTCGAAGCGGAAGCCGCCCACGGCACCGTGACGCGGCACTACCGCGAGCACCAGAAGGGCAAGCCGACGAGCACGAACCCGATCGCGTCGATCTACGCCTGGACCCGCGGGCTGATCTATCGCGGCAAGATGGACGACACGCCGGACGTGGTGAAGTTCGCGGAGACGGTGGAGAAGGTCTGCGTCGACATGGTCGAGAGCGGCAAGATGACGAAGGATCTCGCGATCCTCATCAGCGACAAGACGCCGTACCTGACCACCGAGCAGTACCTCGACGCGGTGGACGCGGAGCTGAAGAAGCGGATGGGGTAA
- a CDS encoding ankyrin repeat domain-containing protein: MDDFRTMARNPEFRRKFEKLLYLAALRGDADLVAERLSWGIDPNCRSAKGITPLIANIRSSCPSIATVRALLTHGADPNATDGAGLTALDYARRKLIRLRAKRRKPRKSPSLDENNQLQLSTGEQAELDRMRQELPDADPEFFRIWWQERLRAAHRVFNDPDQVEQIVSALEAACG; encoded by the coding sequence GTGGACGATTTCCGCACGATGGCCCGCAACCCCGAGTTCCGCCGCAAGTTCGAGAAACTACTGTACCTCGCGGCCCTGCGCGGCGACGCCGATCTCGTCGCGGAGCGGCTGTCGTGGGGCATCGACCCCAACTGCCGCTCCGCCAAAGGCATCACCCCGCTCATCGCCAACATTCGCAGTTCGTGCCCCAGTATCGCAACGGTACGGGCACTTCTAACCCACGGCGCTGATCCCAACGCGACCGACGGCGCCGGTCTGACCGCACTCGATTACGCCCGGCGCAAGCTGATACGTCTGCGAGCCAAACGGCGGAAACCGCGCAAGTCGCCCTCACTCGACGAAAACAACCAACTTCAACTGAGCACTGGGGAGCAAGCCGAACTGGACCGAATGCGCCAAGAACTGCCCGACGCGGACCCCGAGTTCTTCCGCATCTGGTGGCAAGAGCGGCTCCGCGCCGCCCACCGCGTGTTCAACGACCCGGACCAAGTGGAACAAATCGTGTCCGCGCTCGAAGCGGCTTGCGGTTAA
- a CDS encoding vWA domain-containing protein — protein MAKTAATKSTTPKAAAPKKPAAKPKTTKAKVTPGTPALAPATELARINTRSKFTLFNLLGQPRGYYLVEPVELERDESAGSAKSVAHSVIVVDRSGSMYSDLAATKETLLKILTLDEYAQYNLLVTLISYSSAGDVTCHFERVPIREIMKKDSKYQKDIKSIRTSCATCISQGLRMASEKVKAGELTAITIHTDGYANDPSSNSEATALIKLCDDMSGKDVFVNTLAYGNYTDFRLLSRVANAGSGACIKAGDIGAVYSSLYNSTKTLGSSVTPPIEVPLGDYDYQVFVSRGAGRVNGTTSTLSIRGLKSEDDAIVYKYRKLTKAEYDKLDVPVEQTSEAVFAFAKGNLGEGNLNTAKYALGSTFDATLVGAHARALTNNQVAAMAQDLDALMLSDPGQLSTHTVLDQVPVNKKIPFLVLINLLDANRGNFVINRQALQEVYVRRGLKRIPGVRNDDGTVTEPTLKTEFVNEDTYLPISSFDVNRNTATMNMMLTRKVRLVPAAGGAPITEVAGIKLDTLSTFNNYTLVGDGELTVPFLKVKISDKSLFDKLMNEGVIELDGTPATKYDKDQEYTLRLDQLPIVPPFEGTVELGGVFDELARLKVLSSLCGAHLKEEAADLAPEQVEELKKHYLSKSLFLNFPTTNPYAKLEDALSDGSVDTRTSYKIDVGSKHILNLSKLHSANKFLDRMYEVVGADGKPMEKPAFEDVLDGNLTYKHKTLSAKTKVTKVDDFMKALFDDFLGLRPNGAVVKILEGAGADKLAAIVKDRAKGKQPGRKEFVEALADARKKLDARSDALFAEKLSALVFYVGATGLLPDEVEAKAQSADVLAGKYPDLAFSKDEKEGTFFEVGDTILSVYAKTEYFSRDK, from the coding sequence ATGGCCAAAACCGCGGCCACCAAAAGCACCACCCCCAAAGCCGCTGCACCCAAAAAGCCGGCGGCCAAGCCGAAGACGACCAAAGCGAAAGTGACTCCCGGCACACCAGCACTGGCCCCGGCCACCGAACTCGCGCGCATCAACACGCGGAGCAAGTTCACGCTGTTCAACTTGCTCGGCCAACCGCGCGGCTACTACCTCGTGGAACCGGTCGAACTCGAACGCGACGAATCCGCGGGGAGCGCGAAATCGGTCGCGCACAGCGTCATCGTCGTGGACCGGTCCGGGTCGATGTACTCCGACCTCGCGGCGACCAAAGAGACGCTGCTGAAGATTCTGACGCTTGATGAGTACGCCCAGTACAACCTGCTCGTCACGCTCATTTCGTACTCCAGCGCGGGCGACGTGACATGCCACTTCGAGCGCGTGCCGATCCGCGAGATCATGAAGAAGGACTCGAAGTACCAGAAGGACATCAAGTCGATCCGCACCTCGTGCGCGACCTGCATTTCGCAGGGGCTGCGCATGGCGTCCGAGAAGGTGAAGGCCGGCGAGTTAACTGCGATCACGATCCACACCGACGGCTACGCCAACGACCCCTCGTCCAACTCCGAGGCGACCGCGCTCATCAAGTTGTGCGACGACATGAGCGGCAAGGACGTGTTCGTGAACACGCTCGCTTACGGCAATTACACCGACTTCCGGTTGCTCTCGCGGGTGGCGAACGCAGGGAGCGGGGCCTGCATCAAAGCGGGTGACATCGGCGCGGTGTACTCGTCGCTCTACAACTCCACGAAGACGCTCGGTAGCTCCGTGACGCCGCCCATCGAGGTGCCGCTCGGCGACTACGATTATCAGGTGTTTGTGTCGCGCGGCGCGGGCCGCGTGAACGGCACCACGAGCACGCTCTCCATTCGCGGGCTGAAGTCCGAAGACGACGCGATCGTTTACAAATACCGGAAACTCACGAAAGCCGAGTACGACAAGCTCGACGTGCCCGTGGAGCAGACGAGCGAGGCGGTGTTCGCGTTCGCGAAGGGCAATTTGGGCGAAGGCAACCTGAACACCGCGAAGTACGCGCTCGGCAGCACGTTCGACGCCACACTCGTCGGCGCGCACGCCCGGGCACTCACGAACAATCAAGTCGCGGCGATGGCGCAGGATCTCGATGCGCTCATGCTCTCCGATCCGGGCCAACTGAGCACGCACACCGTTCTCGATCAGGTTCCAGTCAACAAGAAGATCCCGTTCCTGGTGCTCATCAACCTGCTCGATGCGAACCGCGGGAACTTCGTCATCAACCGGCAGGCGCTGCAAGAGGTTTATGTCCGGCGCGGGCTGAAGCGCATCCCGGGCGTGCGCAACGACGACGGCACCGTGACCGAGCCGACGCTCAAGACCGAGTTCGTGAACGAGGACACGTATCTGCCGATCTCGTCGTTCGACGTGAACCGGAACACCGCGACGATGAACATGATGCTCACGCGCAAGGTGCGGCTCGTGCCCGCCGCGGGCGGCGCGCCGATCACCGAGGTCGCGGGGATCAAGCTCGACACTCTCAGCACGTTCAACAACTACACGCTCGTGGGTGACGGCGAACTCACGGTGCCGTTCCTCAAGGTCAAGATTTCGGACAAGTCACTGTTCGACAAACTGATGAACGAGGGCGTGATCGAACTCGACGGGACCCCTGCGACGAAGTACGACAAGGACCAGGAATACACGCTGCGGCTCGACCAGCTCCCGATCGTGCCGCCGTTCGAGGGCACGGTGGAACTCGGCGGCGTGTTCGACGAACTCGCCCGGCTCAAGGTGCTCTCCAGCCTGTGCGGGGCGCACCTCAAGGAAGAAGCGGCCGACCTCGCGCCGGAGCAGGTCGAGGAATTGAAGAAACACTATCTCTCGAAAAGCCTGTTCCTCAATTTCCCGACGACCAACCCCTATGCGAAGCTCGAAGACGCGCTCTCCGATGGCAGCGTGGACACCCGCACGAGCTACAAGATCGACGTCGGCAGCAAGCACATCCTGAACCTCTCGAAGCTGCACAGCGCGAACAAGTTCCTGGACCGCATGTACGAAGTGGTCGGCGCGGACGGCAAACCGATGGAGAAGCCGGCGTTCGAGGACGTGCTTGATGGGAACCTGACCTACAAGCACAAGACGCTCTCGGCGAAGACGAAGGTGACGAAGGTCGATGACTTCATGAAGGCGCTCTTCGATGATTTTCTCGGGCTGCGCCCGAACGGGGCTGTGGTGAAGATCCTCGAAGGCGCGGGGGCGGACAAGCTCGCCGCGATCGTGAAGGACCGCGCGAAGGGCAAACAGCCCGGGCGCAAGGAGTTCGTGGAGGCGCTCGCCGACGCCCGCAAGAAGCTCGACGCCCGGTCCGACGCGCTGTTCGCGGAGAAGCTCAGCGCGCTCGTCTTCTACGTGGGCGCAACCGGTCTGTTGCCCGACGAAGTGGAAGCGAAGGCACAATCGGCGGACGTGCTGGCCGGCAAGTACCCGGACCTCGCGTTCTCGAAGGACGAGAAGGAGGGCACCTTCTTCGAGGTCGGCGACACAATCCTCAGCGTGTACGCCAAAACCGAATACTTCTCGCGCGATAAGTGA
- a CDS encoding isoleucine--tRNA ligase, translating to MPFEKVESSVDFPSLERMILQFWDDNAIFEKRKALNAGKPTWSFLDGPITANNPMGVHHAWGRTYKDLYNRYFAMAGHELRYQNGFDCQGLWVEVEVEKSLGLKSKRDIENLVPGDPEASIDKFVQACKDRVNQFARVQTEQTIRLGNWMNWDRTDADWAKTPDERKSYFTMSEENNYTIWSFLKKCFCKGLIGRGYDVMPWCGRCGVGISEQEMKEGYKLVEHRACFVKFPLKGREKENLLVWTTTPWTLTSNVGAAINPELTYLKVKLKGEIYYVAKGAFKLNRMEGSGGEGGDDEEEGGSKKTRPWLKEVPNLVTIEQHFKVKAGKGDSYEIVGEVKGSDLLGWEYVGPFDDLPAQNHEYGYPEEVAKITKQSGEWKPVTAVQAHRVIDGGKDVTETEGTGIVHTAPGCGAIDYQWGKENGLPPVAPIGDDGVFVPGFGSLTGKNAVEPSTADAVFEQLKANDRLFATERYVHRYPHCWRCKTELLYRLVDEWFIHMGPKGERVNDEWTYPRDDKGSFRGDIAEVVRKVTFLPESISGQKRELDWLGNMGDWMISKKRYWGLALPIWVDENDPTQYEVIGSYQELKERAVEGWAEFEGHTPHRPWIDRVKIRSKSGSLMSRVPDVGNPWLDAGIVGFSTLKYNTDRAYWDKWYPADFITESFPGQFRNWFYALLALSTMMSDGKPPFKTLLGHGNVRDQYGHEMHKTAGNSIEFIAAADRGGDITDPKGNKLPFNAIGADVMRWLYARQSPAANLNFGPEPANDVRSRVFFKLWNTYAMFCNYAIGDGFDPAAPQVPVAERQDIDRWLLSNLQLLVKDARAAYSAYDVMTFALKAEEFIEGDLSNWYVRRNKDRLHSKNADLDTAGLKDKSAAYQTLYATLKTLCKLMAPCVPFITEVMWKNLRLPTDPESVHLSDFPVAEDALGDVALSEDMRAVQRVISLGLAARQQAKLNVRQPLAKLVVAPSLVKDKTGALLGDADRRAVERFRDLILDELNVKVVRLHDPATGSLLTASVQLNKKVAGSKFGPKLKEAEETLAKQDPTEFASRLDRGPVELVGVSLDKADFNITFAAEAGWAGVADRGTQVAISTTITEELKLEGLARDVVRQIQNARKDAKLDLLDKIALHLSADAPDLAKALAEHRQTIATAVQATQWSDAPLSGADVHTATVKIDGQPLVIALRKV from the coding sequence ATGCCGTTCGAGAAGGTCGAATCATCGGTCGATTTCCCATCCCTGGAGCGCATGATCCTGCAGTTTTGGGACGACAACGCGATCTTCGAGAAGCGGAAGGCCCTCAACGCCGGCAAGCCGACATGGAGCTTTCTCGACGGCCCGATTACGGCCAACAACCCGATGGGCGTTCACCACGCTTGGGGGCGCACCTACAAGGACTTGTACAACCGCTACTTCGCGATGGCCGGGCACGAACTCCGGTACCAGAACGGGTTCGACTGTCAGGGGTTGTGGGTCGAGGTCGAGGTCGAAAAGTCGCTCGGGCTGAAGAGCAAGCGCGACATCGAGAACCTCGTCCCCGGTGACCCGGAAGCGAGCATTGACAAGTTCGTGCAGGCGTGCAAGGACCGCGTTAATCAGTTCGCGCGCGTGCAAACGGAACAGACCATCCGGCTCGGCAACTGGATGAACTGGGACCGCACCGACGCGGACTGGGCCAAGACCCCGGACGAGCGCAAGTCGTACTTCACGATGAGCGAGGAGAACAACTACACGATCTGGTCGTTCCTCAAGAAGTGCTTCTGCAAGGGGCTGATCGGCCGCGGGTACGACGTGATGCCGTGGTGCGGGCGCTGCGGCGTCGGGATCTCCGAACAGGAGATGAAAGAGGGGTACAAGCTCGTCGAGCACCGCGCCTGCTTCGTGAAGTTCCCGCTTAAGGGGCGCGAGAAGGAAAACCTCCTCGTATGGACCACCACGCCGTGGACGCTCACGAGCAACGTGGGCGCCGCGATCAACCCCGAACTCACGTACCTCAAGGTCAAACTGAAGGGCGAGATCTACTACGTCGCCAAAGGTGCGTTCAAGCTGAACCGCATGGAGGGGAGCGGCGGTGAGGGCGGGGACGATGAGGAAGAAGGCGGTTCCAAGAAGACGCGCCCGTGGTTGAAGGAGGTGCCGAACCTCGTCACCATCGAGCAGCACTTCAAGGTGAAAGCCGGTAAGGGCGACAGCTACGAGATCGTCGGCGAAGTGAAGGGGAGCGACCTGCTCGGTTGGGAGTACGTCGGCCCGTTCGACGATCTTCCCGCACAGAACCACGAGTACGGGTACCCGGAAGAAGTCGCGAAGATCACGAAGCAAAGCGGCGAGTGGAAGCCAGTGACCGCAGTGCAGGCGCACCGCGTCATCGACGGCGGTAAGGACGTGACCGAAACCGAGGGCACCGGCATCGTCCACACCGCGCCGGGGTGTGGTGCGATCGACTACCAGTGGGGCAAGGAAAACGGCCTTCCGCCGGTCGCACCGATCGGGGACGACGGTGTGTTCGTTCCGGGCTTTGGTTCTCTTACTGGCAAGAACGCGGTCGAACCCAGTACCGCCGACGCTGTATTCGAGCAACTCAAGGCGAACGACCGCTTGTTCGCGACGGAGCGCTACGTCCACCGCTACCCGCACTGTTGGCGGTGCAAGACGGAGTTGCTCTACCGGCTCGTCGATGAGTGGTTCATCCACATGGGGCCGAAGGGTGAGCGCGTCAACGACGAGTGGACCTACCCGCGCGACGACAAGGGATCGTTTCGCGGCGACATCGCCGAAGTCGTTCGCAAGGTCACGTTCCTGCCCGAATCCATCAGCGGGCAGAAGCGCGAACTCGACTGGCTCGGGAACATGGGCGACTGGATGATCTCCAAGAAGCGCTATTGGGGGCTCGCGCTCCCGATCTGGGTGGACGAGAACGACCCGACGCAGTACGAGGTGATCGGCAGTTACCAGGAATTGAAAGAGCGCGCGGTCGAGGGCTGGGCGGAGTTCGAGGGGCACACCCCACACCGCCCCTGGATCGACCGCGTGAAGATCCGAAGCAAGTCCGGGAGCTTGATGTCCCGCGTGCCGGACGTGGGGAACCCGTGGCTGGACGCGGGCATCGTGGGGTTCTCCACGCTGAAGTACAACACCGACCGCGCGTACTGGGACAAATGGTACCCCGCGGACTTCATCACGGAGAGTTTCCCCGGCCAGTTCCGGAACTGGTTCTACGCGCTACTGGCACTGTCCACGATGATGAGCGACGGCAAGCCGCCGTTCAAAACGCTGCTCGGGCACGGCAACGTGCGCGACCAGTACGGGCACGAGATGCACAAGACCGCGGGGAACTCCATTGAGTTCATCGCGGCGGCCGATCGGGGTGGAGATATCACGGACCCCAAGGGTAACAAATTGCCCTTTAACGCGATCGGCGCGGACGTGATGCGCTGGCTGTACGCCCGGCAGAGCCCGGCCGCGAACCTCAACTTCGGCCCGGAACCGGCGAACGACGTGCGCTCGCGCGTGTTCTTCAAGTTGTGGAACACCTACGCGATGTTCTGCAACTACGCGATCGGCGACGGCTTCGACCCGGCCGCGCCGCAAGTACCGGTCGCGGAGCGCCAGGACATCGACCGCTGGCTGCTCTCGAACCTTCAGTTGCTCGTCAAGGACGCGCGGGCCGCGTACTCCGCGTATGACGTGATGACGTTCGCGCTGAAGGCCGAGGAGTTCATTGAGGGCGATCTCTCGAACTGGTACGTTCGGCGCAATAAGGACCGGCTGCACAGTAAGAACGCCGACCTCGATACCGCCGGCCTCAAGGACAAGAGCGCCGCGTACCAGACGCTCTACGCGACGCTCAAAACGCTGTGCAAGCTGATGGCGCCGTGCGTGCCGTTCATCACAGAAGTGATGTGGAAGAACCTGCGCTTGCCCACTGATCCGGAGAGCGTTCACCTGAGCGACTTCCCGGTTGCGGAAGACGCACTCGGTGACGTGGCCCTCTCGGAAGACATGCGGGCCGTTCAGCGGGTGATCTCGCTCGGCCTCGCCGCGCGCCAGCAAGCCAAACTTAACGTGCGTCAACCGCTCGCAAAACTGGTGGTGGCGCCGTCGCTGGTGAAGGACAAAACCGGTGCTCTGTTGGGCGACGCGGACAGGCGGGCAGTCGAGCGCTTCCGGGATCTGATCCTCGACGAACTGAACGTGAAGGTCGTCCGCCTGCACGACCCGGCTACCGGTTCGCTGCTCACTGCGAGCGTGCAACTCAACAAGAAGGTGGCCGGGAGTAAGTTCGGTCCCAAGCTCAAGGAGGCCGAAGAGACGCTCGCGAAGCAAGACCCGACAGAATTCGCGTCGCGCCTCGATCGCGGTCCGGTGGAGTTGGTTGGCGTGTCGCTGGACAAGGCCGACTTCAACATCACGTTCGCGGCTGAGGCAGGTTGGGCCGGCGTTGCGGACCGCGGTACGCAGGTCGCGATCAGCACGACGATCACGGAAGAACTGAAGCTCGAAGGGCTAGCACGCGACGTGGTGCGTCAGATCCAGAACGCCCGCAAAGACGCGAAGCTCGACCTGCTCGACAAGATTGCGCTTCACCTGTCGGCGGACGCTCCGGATCTCGCGAAGGCGCTGGCCGAACACCGGCAAACCATCGCGACCGCGGTACAGGCGACGCAGTGGAGCGACGCCCCGCTCAGCGGCGCGGATGTCCACACCGCGACCGTGAAGATCGACGGCCAACCGCTCGTGATCGCGTTGCGGAAAGTGTGA
- a CDS encoding TIGR03000 domain-containing protein — MQRLLLLAALAAGGVMGSADSASAQQRHLGGAYPTSVTWPCVTPPGWYTNTYKHAWYYPWYAYYNYSQGPYSNWVAGGGHASYAYCGPGGHYNWPQEAAQPSSGAPVSSGPKEEPKPATKEDKKPEKAEGRVSVTLPADATLLFNGTAATGTGAVRTFRTPALQPGQTYRYELTAEVVREGRTERVTESVVVRAGETATVTLTPTGVATAGAK; from the coding sequence ATGCAACGGCTATTGCTGCTGGCCGCACTCGCGGCCGGCGGGGTCATGGGGTCGGCGGATAGCGCGAGCGCGCAGCAAAGGCACCTGGGTGGAGCGTACCCGACCTCGGTCACCTGGCCGTGCGTCACGCCGCCGGGGTGGTACACGAACACGTACAAACATGCGTGGTACTACCCGTGGTACGCCTATTACAACTACAGCCAGGGGCCGTACTCGAACTGGGTGGCGGGCGGCGGGCACGCGAGCTACGCCTACTGCGGACCGGGCGGGCACTATAACTGGCCCCAAGAAGCGGCTCAACCGTCCTCGGGCGCCCCTGTCAGCAGCGGGCCGAAGGAAGAACCGAAGCCCGCAACGAAAGAAGACAAGAAGCCCGAAAAGGCCGAGGGGCGCGTCTCGGTGACGCTCCCGGCGGACGCGACGCTGCTGTTTAACGGCACGGCCGCTACCGGCACCGGCGCGGTGCGCACGTTCCGCACACCGGCCCTGCAACCGGGCCAGACCTACCGCTACGAACTGACGGCGGAAGTGGTGCGCGAAGGCCGCACCGAGCGCGTGACCGAATCGGTCGTGGTGCGCGCGGGCGAAACCGCAACGGTGACGCTCACCCCGACGGGCGTGGCGACGGCCGGGGCGAAGTAG
- the mqnE gene encoding aminofutalosine synthase MqnE produces MTTTAGRLADIRDKVYSGTRLTFDDGLFLDQNADLFVLGELANFVREKKNGNVTYYNVNQHLNPTNVCVYRCAFCSFRADLKSPNGYVMSDEQILQRAREASTQGATELHIVGGLHHLLPYEWYLNIIRSIHEAYPELHLKAWTAVEWDWFERITKRPTRELLAEMKAAGLGSLPGGGAEIFHPEVRSKLCDYKADANQWLRVHKEWHELGGKSNATMLYGHIEKPEHRIDHMVRLRELQDVTGGFQTFIPLAFHPTNNPLGQGIPKPSGMTDLKVMAVSRLMLDNFPHIKAYWQMLTVKVAQVAQSYGADDIDGTVVHETIYHAAGSDSPQELTVRDLRRLIEEAGRTPVERDTLYHEVVRDKPAEKKWATGRKLVPLN; encoded by the coding sequence ATGACCACGACCGCCGGCCGGCTCGCCGACATCCGCGATAAGGTGTACTCGGGCACGCGGCTCACGTTCGACGACGGGCTGTTTCTCGACCAGAACGCGGACCTGTTCGTGCTCGGCGAACTCGCGAACTTCGTGCGCGAGAAGAAGAACGGGAACGTCACCTATTACAACGTGAACCAGCACCTGAACCCGACGAACGTGTGCGTGTATCGGTGCGCGTTCTGCTCGTTCCGGGCCGACCTGAAATCGCCCAACGGGTACGTGATGAGCGACGAGCAGATCCTCCAGCGTGCGCGCGAGGCCAGCACGCAGGGGGCCACCGAACTGCACATCGTCGGCGGGCTGCACCACTTGCTGCCCTACGAGTGGTACCTGAATATCATCCGCAGCATTCACGAGGCGTACCCCGAGTTGCACCTGAAGGCGTGGACCGCGGTGGAATGGGACTGGTTCGAGCGCATTACGAAGCGCCCCACACGCGAACTGCTCGCAGAAATGAAGGCCGCGGGCCTCGGCTCGCTCCCCGGCGGTGGGGCCGAAATCTTCCACCCCGAGGTGCGCTCGAAGTTGTGCGACTACAAAGCGGACGCGAACCAGTGGCTCCGCGTACACAAAGAGTGGCACGAACTGGGCGGCAAGTCGAACGCGACGATGCTCTACGGCCACATCGAGAAGCCCGAGCACCGCATCGACCACATGGTTCGTCTGCGCGAGCTGCAAGACGTGACGGGCGGGTTCCAGACGTTCATCCCGCTCGCGTTCCACCCGACGAACAATCCGCTGGGTCAGGGGATTCCGAAACCGAGCGGCATGACGGACCTGAAGGTTATGGCGGTGTCGCGGTTGATGCTGGATAACTTCCCGCACATCAAGGCGTACTGGCAGATGTTGACGGTGAAGGTCGCGCAGGTGGCCCAGAGCTACGGCGCGGACGACATCGATGGCACCGTCGTCCACGAAACGATCTACCACGCGGCCGGGAGCGATTCACCCCAGGAACTCACCGTGCGCGACCTGCGCCGGCTGATCGAAGAAGCGGGCCGCACCCCGGTCGAACGCGATACGCTCTACCACGAAGTCGTCCGCGACAAACCGGCTGAGAAGAAGTGGGCGACCGGTCGCAAGCTCGTGCCGCTGAACTAA